The genomic region GCAAATTTTACGCACACCCAAGGCCGGCGGCTTCCATCTGCTTGACTTGCATGACTATCCGGGCCAGGGAACGGCCACCGTGGGTATTCTCGATCCGTTTTGGGATAGCAAAGGGCTGATCAGCGCTGCTGACTTCGCTGGCTTTGCCGGCCCCGCGGTTCCTCTTTTACGCATCCCAAAGCGGACGTACACTGCGAATGAAACATTGGCGGGAACGGTCGAGGTCGCCAACTATGGCCCGGCCGACTTGGACCGAGCGGAAGTGAAATGGAGCGTCCGCACAAAAAATGGCGCGGCGATCGCATCGGGATCTTTCCCAAAATCAACGCTGCCGACCGGCGCTTTGACTGTGGTTGGCTCGCTCCATCTGCCGCTTGTCAGCATTTCCGCGCCATCGGAGCTGATGATTACCGCCACGGTGAATGGCGATAAAATTCACAACTCTTGGCGCGTCTGGGTGTATCCGAACCAAAGCTTTTATCGGACGCCTTCTGATATTGTGATCACATCCGACTGGTCCGTCGCGGCGGCGACGCTCAATGCGGGCGGTAAAGTGCTTTTCAGAACCGCCGGCGTCCATATTCCCAGCAGCGTCCCAAGCAATTATACGCCCGTGTTCTGGAGCCCGGTATGGTTTCCTAACGGCCCGACGACCATGAGTATTTTATGCGATCCCCATCATCCCGCATTCGATCAATTTCCAACGGAATACTACAGCAACTGGCAATGGCGCGACTTAATGCAGGGCAGTCGGGCAATTGTCATGGACGATCTACCGGAAACACTGCATCCGATTGTTCAGGTCGTCGACAATTTTGATCGCAATCATCATCTTGGAGCATTATTTGAGGCGCGGGTCGGTCAGGGCAGGATCGTCGTTTCCAGTCTCAATCTCTGGGATGAGGGGGCGAAACGATCTGCTCCCGCGCAGCTCTTACACAGCATTTACGCTTATATGGATTCGCCGCGATTCCATCCTCAGAACGATCTATCCTTCGAGGCAATCGGGAAACTCTTGACGATACGGCCCTCACAAATGGAAATTTTAAAAGCGAAAATTGACAGGGCAGACAGCGAAGCGGCCGGATATTCCGCGGTGAATCTCCTCGATGGAGATCCCGACACGTTCTGGCACTCAGAATGGCAAAATGGCGTTCCGGCGTTCCCGCATGAGTTTGTCGTGAAATTCCCATCGGCAGTGGAAATGGCGGGCTTCAAAGTTCAGCAGCGCCAAGACCAAGCGAATGGCTACATCAAATCTTACGCGGTCTTTGTCAGTGAAGATGGCGGGCAATGGGGGGATGCGGTGGCGCAGGGAGATCTGGAACAGTCTCTCAATGTTCAGCAGATCAATTTTACGAAGCCTGTTTCCGGGAAATTTGTCCGATTCGTTGCTCTCTCCAGCGGCGCGGGCGCAGATTTCTGTTCCCTTGCGGAGTTTGAAGTTATCCCTCGGTAATACGTTCTCAGCTCGTACTGATTGAGGTTAAGGTCAGAAGCTCGTCTTCCAAAGACGAGCTTTTTTTCGTTTTTCCTCACCCTTTCTCACATAATCAGCAGTCATCCAATCATTAATGTGTCATATTCTTAAGAATGAAGACGTTGTATCTGGCGCCAGAGTATCCCGCGGTTTGCGCAGCAGCCGTTTGTGGAAACAAATCAAGAATGCAGCTCGTAGAAATTAGGAAAGGGATGGGGAGGAGGCGCAGCCTTGCCGGGAGTTTATAAGCTGATCTTCACGCCGGGCGGATACTATCGTGTCCAGCGCGGCACGCGCGGCAACGATTATCTGCTGGACGACGGCCGCCGGCTCGAAGTGTGGCGGCATCCTGTCTTCTGCTTTTCGTGCCGAGCCTATACCGAGGGGGAAGTGGTGACGCCCGTGAGCGAGGTCGACGCGCTTCTGGACTCGTGCCGCCGGGAGAAACACCGAATCACGCAGGGACGCGCGGATCGCCCCCGAGCGCGGGAGCGACTCAAGGAGCTGAACGAGCGAATCGAGCGGCTGGAGCTGCGGCGATCGTGGAGTCGCAAGCGCAACTCGCCGCCGCGCTGTCTGGAGTGCGGATGCACGGAGCTGGTGTTCCTGAAGCGAGGGGAAGAGATCGCCAACCCGTCGGGGGCGGGGACGGTGCGGCTGGAGTGGCTGGGGATGTGCTCCCTGCGCCCGCGCGATTTTACCTACAGCCCGGAAGGCGACCGCCTGCCGGGATTTTCGCTGCCGCAATGGTAGCGCGCGGCCATAAATAGGAAATCGCGCCCTGGCTTCCGGCGATCTTTTCGCAAGATCGCCGGTAATTTTTTGGGCGGCGATTCGATCAATGCGTGGTGAGA from Capsulimonas corticalis harbors:
- a CDS encoding discoidin domain-containing protein, with amino-acid sequence MNCLRFHSWCPPDAAFTAADREGVYLQVEAPQANVDVGADLKRGQFIQQETLRILSTYGNHPSFAFFTMGNELVGNNAIFADWVELCRTTDTRHLYCSSTNGVETDNRDFTVDMRARGISGEGTTNDFRDAVQGLSTPLVTHEMGQWAVYPNLAEARKYDGVLAPMNFDQIRADLKAKHLLDQAPKFFAATGRQAVDLYKEEIEQILRTPKAGGFHLLDLHDYPGQGTATVGILDPFWDSKGLISAADFAGFAGPAVPLLRIPKRTYTANETLAGTVEVANYGPADLDRAEVKWSVRTKNGAAIASGSFPKSTLPTGALTVVGSLHLPLVSISAPSELMITATVNGDKIHNSWRVWVYPNQSFYRTPSDIVITSDWSVAAATLNAGGKVLFRTAGVHIPSSVPSNYTPVFWSPVWFPNGPTTMSILCDPHHPAFDQFPTEYYSNWQWRDLMQGSRAIVMDDLPETLHPIVQVVDNFDRNHHLGALFEARVGQGRIVVSSLNLWDEGAKRSAPAQLLHSIYAYMDSPRFHPQNDLSFEAIGKLLTIRPSQMEILKAKIDRADSEAAGYSAVNLLDGDPDTFWHSEWQNGVPAFPHEFVVKFPSAVEMAGFKVQQRQDQANGYIKSYAVFVSEDGGQWGDAVAQGDLEQSLNVQQINFTKPVSGKFVRFVALSSGAGADFCSLAEFEVIPR